The following proteins come from a genomic window of Cuculus canorus isolate bCucCan1 chromosome 29, bCucCan1.pri, whole genome shotgun sequence:
- the NEUROD4 gene encoding neurogenic differentiation factor 4, translated as MTKTYAKPKEMAELVSTQTWMDETLSSKDELKEEDGRQGPFGLLSGLNEEHDSIEEEEEEEDDGEKPKRRGPKKKKMTKARLERFRARRVKANARERTRMHGLNDALDNLRRVMPCYSKTQKLSKIETLRLARNYIWALSEVLETGQTPEGKSFVEMLCKGLSQPTSNLVAGCLQLGPQTLFLEKHEEKSLVCESAISSHSFSYQSPGLPSPPYGSMETHLLHLKPPTFKSLVDASFGNHPSDCSTPPYEGPLTPPLSISGNFSLKQDGSPDLDKSYPFMAHYPSVSLAGAHGHAAHFQNTVPHYEIPIDMSYESYPHHVAGPQLNAIFNE; from the coding sequence ATGACCAAGACATACGCCAAGCCCAAAGAGATGGCAGAGCTCGTGAGCACACAAACCTGGATGGATGAAACGCTGAGCTCCAAAGATGAGCTGAAGGAAGAGGATGGCAGGCAGGGTCCTTTTGGATTGCTGTCCGGCTTGAATGAAGAGCACGACAGCAtcgaggaagaagaggaggaagaggatgatggGGAAAAGCCGAAGAGAAGAGGaccaaagaagaagaaaatgaccAAGGCAAGGTTGGAACGGTTCAGGGCCAGGCGGGTGAAGGCCAACGCCCGGGAGCGCACGCGGATGCATGGCTTGAATGATGCTCTTGACAACCTGAGGAGGGTGATGCCCTGCTACTCCAAGACCCAGAAATTGTCCAAAATTGAGACGCTGAGGCTCGCAAGGAACTACATCTGGGCTCTGTCAGAGGTGCTCGAGACGGGGCAGACTCCTGAAGGGAAGAGCTTTGTGGAGATGCTCTGCAAGGGTTTGTCCCAGCCCACCAGCAACTTGGTGGCCGGCTGTCTGCAGCTGGGACCCCAGACCTTGTTCTTGGAGAAGCACGAAGAGAAGTCCCTGGTGTGTGAATCAGCCATATCCAGTCACTCCTTCAGCTACCAGTCCCCAGGGCTCCCAAGCCCACCCTATGGGTCCATGGAAACACATCTGCTGCATTTAAAGCCTCCAACCTTCAAGAGCTTGGTAGATGCTTCCTTTGGAAACCATCCCTCTGACTGCAGCACTCCCCCCTACGAAGGTCCTCTGACGCCACCACTGAGCATCAGCGGGAACTTCTCCTTGAAGCAAGATGGGTCTCCAGACCTGGATAAATCCTACCCCTTCATGGCCCACTATCCCTCAGTCAGCCTGGCTGGAGCACATGGACATGCCGCTCACTTCCAGAACACAGTGCCCCACTACGAGATCCCCATAGACATGAGCTACGAGTCCTACCCACACCACGTGGCCGGCCCTCAGCTCAACGCCATCTTCAATGAGTAG
- the TESPA1 gene encoding protein TESPA1: MFQLERRFLPLALTPDAAAGAAGHHATLDGPTANVGTARWGCLSHREIPVPPRAVAMEVTSVLSPSSWEKRRAWARQSRCWRTTVVEEEAAAAMQDVPELQPPHLDDVFLEASPSSKIETWLQECGSSLEVPLEELGLLGPLGGSNRTSFEDDLTLGAEALLLPASDKAKGRALRDKHLNLGHSMASSALSSLTTKTSSSISDVLEWWQADAEEILYNLGFVQSEAGAVSRVPARFFSAPSRAKGIDFQVFLKAQVRRMETEDPCLMLASRFQQVQALAATADAFFCLYSYVSRTPVQRISPTCLTWAFPDIPDLLIAPTQPCTLSPVERLKKVVSTMCLYASPRDEDGPRGTMWVTTVPTTQPKTLDKVVQEVLSTSEDDDGCDSREEAARCLHLSAGVRRNLLLHASSGQSDSSGFVEEPVPGQPPNGHLHGTDQMT; the protein is encoded by the exons ATGTTCCAACTGGAG AGGCGTTTCCTCCCCCTCGCGCTGACGCCAGATGCCGCCGCTGGGGCAGCAGGACACCACGCCACACTTGATGGCCCCACGGCCAACGTAGGCACCGCTCGGTGGGGCTGCCTCTCGCATCG GGAGATCCCTGTCCCACCCAGAGCTGTGGCCATGGAGGTCACGTCAGTGCTCAGCCCCTCGTCGTGGGAGAAGCGGCGTGCGTGGGCCAGGCAGAGCCGGTGCTGGCGGACCAccgtggtggaggaggaggcagccGCCGCCATGCAGGACGTCCCGGAGCTGCAGCCACCTCACCTGGATGACGTCTTCCTTGAAG CAAGTCCCTCCAGCAAGATAGAGACGTGGCTGCAGGAGTGCGG GTCATCGCTGGAGGTGCCGCTGGAGGAGTTGGGCTTGCTGGGCCCCTTGG GTGGGAGCAACAGAACCAGCTTTGAGGATGACCTGACCCTGGGAGCTGAAG ctcttctgCTACCAGCGAGCGACAAGGCCAAGGGCAG AGCTCTGAGGGACAAGCACCTCAACCTGGGGCACAGCATGgcctccagtgccctctccagcCTCACCACCAAGACCAGTTCCAG CATTTCCGACGTCCTCGAGTGGTGGCAAGCAGATGCCGAGGAGATCCTCTACAACCTGGGCTTCGTGCAGAGCGAGGCGGGCGCCGTGTCCCGTGTCCCTGCACGCTTCTTCTCAGCTCCTTCCCGTGCCAAGGGCATCGATTTCCAGGTCTTCCTCAAGGCCCAAGTGCGGCGCATGGAGACGGAGGATCCCTGCCTGATGCTGGCCA GTCGCTTCCAGCAGGTCCAAGCTTTGGCTGCCACGGCTgatgctttcttctgcctctaCTCCTACGTCTCGCGGACCCCCGTGCAGCGCATCTCCCCCACCTGCCTCACCTGGGCTTTTCCCGATATCCCCGACCTCCTCATCGCGCCCACCCAACCTTGCACCCTCTCACCTGTGGAGCGTTTGAAGAAGGTCGTGTCCACCATGTGCCTCTACGCATCCCCCCGGGATGAGGACGGCCCACGGGGGACCATGTGGGTGACCACCGTGCCCACCACCCAACCCAAGACCCTGGACAAGGTGgtgcaggag GTGCTGAGCACCAGCGAGGATGACGATGGCTGCGATTCCCGCGAGGAAGCTGCCCGGTGTCTCCATCTTTCCGCCGGGGTCCGGAGAA ATCTCCTGCTACACGCCAGCAGTGGACAATCTGACAGCAGCGGCTTCGTGGAGGAGCCAGTGCCCGGCCAGCCGCCGAATGGTCATCTCCATGGCACTGACCAGATGACCTGA
- the PPP1R1A gene encoding protein phosphatase 1 regulatory subunit 1A encodes MEPNSPRRIQFTVPLLEPHLDPEAAEQIRRRRPTPANLVLSSDQSSPEIDEDRLPHTLLKSGLAVSPRQRKKVSRTTPTMKELQMMVEHHLCKQTQGEDDDEATGGHEHGGLGHCPHHGDPQHSHGPGATCPLATHEGGPGPGDGTPGGTHRAPGDSAGGGAAPHQ; translated from the exons ATGGAGCCCAACAGCCCCCGCAGGATCCAATTCACGGTGCCGCTGCTGGAGCCGCACCTCGACCCCGAGGCGGCCGAGCAG atccGGAGGCGCCGACCGACTCCGGCCAACCTGGTCCTGAGCAGCGACCAGTCGTCCCCAG aGATCGATGAGGATCGCCTGCCCCACACCCTGCTCAAG TCGGGCTTGGCCGTGTCGCCCCGGCAGAGGAAGAAGGTCTCTCGCACCACCCCGACCATGAAAG AGCTGCAGATGATGGTGGAGCATCACCTGTGCAAGCAGACGCAGGGCGAGGACGACGACGAAGCCACCGGTGGCCACGAACACGGTGGCCTTGGCCACTGTCCTCACCACGGGGACCCCCAGCATAGCCACGGCCCCGGGGCCACTTGCCCGCTGGCCACGCACGAGGGTGGCCCTGGTCCTGGGGACG GGACCCCCGGTGGCACCCACAGAGCACCAGGGGACAGCGCTGGCGGAGGGGCTGCCCCCCACCAGTAG